The Fusarium poae strain DAOMC 252244 chromosome 2, whole genome shotgun sequence nucleotide sequence CCCGCATGGCCTATCATGAACTGCGGAAATCCGGGTGTGCTGGTAATAACATGTGGTGATTCTGTTAGGCTGTTCATAAGAAATCGTATTGAAGAATATGGGGGCAAGATCCTCgttggaagaagaaaagtGCAATACATGTAAGTTATGCATGTATTATGCACCATATCGATAGGTTGTACGTAATACGAACTTAAATCCATTTCTACATGGAGGGGAACAAAGCACTTAATGCAGAGGGACCCTTAACCGCTACCAAACCACAAGGGAATGTAGTAAATAGAGTCAAACTTTTACGAATCGAGTGAACATGTTATAGTGGAAGCTGCCAAGATTAAAGCCTACATCCATCCAGTGGCGCAAAGAATATTAGCTCTGGAGTATTCAACATCCCGCATTTCATCGCGCCCATCCAGATGAAAGCATCACATTCATGTACCAAGCTGTGTATTTGACCCATAAGCATGGAGAAACTTAATCCAGCGCTCGTGGGGGGTTTGTGGTGTCACGAAGACACAATAATGGTCGGCCTCCGGCAGAAATACAACAAATGACCATTTCAGAGAAGGGGTTATCGAGCCAAATGTTGGCGGTTCTATcggcctgaatgactgtaactTGTCTGGAATGCATAAACAATGGCGCATGTATCGGCCGACTTCAAATTTGATAGGGCAAAGGAGAGATATTGTATGGTTGTTAATGCACTCTGTTCGATGAAAAGTAGGTGATAAGATAAGCCATACTAGTATATCTACCGCCCAGTTCATTTATCCGCCCGATTATTTGGTTGAGAAGCAACCCTCTCGCAAGACCAGATTCCTCTGGTCTTCGTTCCCAAGCCTTTTTAGGTCGCTCGGACTTTCAGGTCAAATTGCGACAGAATTTCTTTTACGAAATATCTTACTTTATGCCTCTCTTCCTCCGGTCTGTAGCAGTCCACATGGCTAGTTCCAAAAACGGTAGCGTCCTCTCTAAGAAGCGGGCCCCCAACGATGCTACTGTCTCTTCCCCGATCAGCGATAATTTAACGCAAGATGGGCGCAAAAGACGGAAAAAACACGAGCTCAGCAGCCTCGGGGTTACTGTTAATAGTACAATTTTGAGTGCCCCGAATGAGTATAAGAAGCCGCCCGACCCAGTGACCGGTTCTGGTGATCTTTGTAAGTTACTATAGTTAGTCTTACTCTTTGTTGAGTTGTCTTGCGTCTAGGTAAAAATTTATTTGTATTGCGACTAACATTTGCACCTCGCAGCGATCAAAACTAGAACTCATCAAGGAGAAAATCAAGAGCAGGCCGCATTACGCCTAGAGAAGATGCAAGGTGCTGTGCGAACTTTGCTAGAGTGCATCGGCGAGGACCCCGGTCGTGATGGCCTGCTGGATACACCTTCACGTTATGCCAAGGCATTGCTGTTCTTGACCAAGGGCTACCATATCAATGTGGAAGATATTGTGAATAACGCGCTATTCAATGAGGGCCATAACGAGATGGTCATTGTGAAAGATATTGATATATTTAGCCTTTGTGAGCACCATCTTGTGCCCTTTACAGGAAAGGAAAGCTCTTCCTTCCCTCGATGTGTCCTATACACTCGATTCTGGGATATGCCGGCTAATTCTCTCTTCTAGATGCACATTGGTTACATTCCCTCCAATACTGTTATTGGCCTCTCAAAGCTTCCTCGAGTCGCCGAGGTATTCTCTCGTCGCTTACAGATCCAGGAGCGCCTGACCAAGCAGGTCGCTCATGCCATCATGGAAATCCTCAGGCCTCAAGGTGTTGCCGTCGTCATGGAGTCTAGCCACCTGTGCATGGTGATGCGTGGCGTTGAGAAGACCAGTGCCACAACTCTGACAAGCTGCATGCTGGGATGTTTCGAGCAGAAGAGTAAGACGCGAAATGAGTTCATGCATTATGTCGGAGTGAACCGATAAGATAAAGGATAACTACAGTTCTTCAATTGACTAAAGCAGAATATAGCAGAAAAAGCATAAGACTGTTCAAGTTCTGCTTAAATCTCTCGCTCTCTGATCATTTTATATTCTCTTGTTTTATCACTTCAGTATCATTACACAGTTTCCTATCGGTACTAGATCTTCGATGTGTGGTGAGTCACTTATCAGGAATCTCACTACTAATGAATATATCTACTGACTTGCACGGATAGGCCGTCACTGCTTTCTCGTTTCTGTCCCACTTAAGCCTGGAAGGCCCCCAAAGGTCACTGAATGGGTGGCCATTGGTAATGGTACACCTGTTCCAACCTTCATCGAGAACTTCCCCATTTTCCAGCATTGGGCATTGTGTGTCGTCGACTGTGACAATTTAGAGTGTTCTCATCCAGCCAATTGAGATATCTTTTTAAAAGCCAAGTATTTTGACCTGAGTGTCGATCTGGAGACTTCTTTCAATATTGTAAGTAGGAGTAGGTCATACGAAGACGTTTCCACCGTGGGAAATAAGGGGCAAAAATGCTAGACGGTGATTGGTCAAAAACAGGGAACGCAATGCGTTTCTACTGATAGTTCTTGAGTAGGGTATGACTGAGTGGGTGTTCAAATGGGAGACCAACTGGTATAGGACTGCGAGGCGGGAGCCAGCTATCCAATGGGTATTTCTTTTTTGAATTCTGGGTTTCGGGAGGTGCGCGTTTGCGGTCCAGGTCAAACTGCTTGCTAATTCAGACATCTGTGTAACACGCCAGCTAAATCATAAATCATTACAAAGTCTCAAGAACCTATTCAAAAACTCAATTCAACCGTGAACTTTTCCAAGGGCCCAATCATCCAGCCGAAGTTTCACCAATCGATCCAGCTCAGTTGATCCATCCGAGCGAATGCCATACTCATCCGCATCCCAGAGTATGTGATCAATGTACTCGCCGGCTGCAGAAAGATGTAGGATATGCGCAATGGCACGATGAACAGCAAGGAGCCGAGGTAATGGTGGATCGATCGTCCTATCCTCAGTGAGGTAAAGTGTCCGAGTGACTGGAACATTTTCTTCTAGTCCAGGTGGCAGGAATGTATCTATACGATACGTGTGTGGCTGCCCATCGACAGCCTCGAAATAGACCTGGAAGTCACCAAAAGACATGTGAAGATCATGGCTCAGCGTCAAAGCATTGCCTGGGCGATCAATGCCAACTCCCTCGATCAAGAACGCCACACCACTGTCAAACATATTAAGTATTGCCAGTGCGGCAATTTTCGAAGGGTTCTAAAGGAGAGTTAGCGAGCGCAGGGTATCGAGCCAAGAACACGTACTAGCTCTCTAGAGGAATTAAGTTGTGTGAGAGAATGTGGAATAATGTGTGCGACCTCTAGACGGGCGAATTTTTGGCCAAGCAGAGGAGCGCTGTCCTGGTCAAGAGCCTCATTCCAACCACCTGGTCGACGGGAACGCTTTAAGGCCTCAGCTGAGTCGAATCTACGTGAGATGACACAGCGATAGCGGTCTCGTATCAGACAAGCACCTCTTAGATTGGCTAGACGCTCCGGTGTTCCAGAAAATATGTGGTTCTGGCGTTGGGTTTTCATGACAGCTGAGTGAGATGCTGGTGTGGGTTGTGGTGTCTTCTTGGTGGATGCTTTGACTGCTGAAATGTTAGCTATCGGACACGATGTTGCCGTGAAGGAAGAAATACGTGGAAGAAAGAAGTTGTCCACTAGGTAGTCTGCGAACTTATACAGATGAGCCTTAAGCTGCTCTCGGTATGTGACATCTTCAAAGTCGATATCCTCTTCTGATGATACAGATAGGTTCAAAAACTCAAACACAGCGATCAACACGTTGTCTTTGGACTCCTGATTGGTGGAATACTCGTAAGTAAAGCGAACAAGTTTCACTCTGTCGTATTGGTCTTGACCTCGTTTCACATCTTCACTGTCAAAATGATTGATGACGTGATAAAACCGACGGATAGCAGAGGCTCGATGGGACTCAGACAAAGGTTGTCGGGATGAGAAGTCGATGATGCCTTCGAGAGATGATTGATGGCGATGGAGCGGAAGAGCGGGCGGCGCCATCATGTTGAGTTGGTCGATGATGCCGAGTTTTGCTTTGTTtcaattgctgttgttgggatCGAAAAAACAACGGGACAACTCCGGAACAATGATGAACCACGCCGGCGCCTCTCAGATCACCCCACTTCGATAGGTGGTGAAAATGATAAGACGGCAGAATTGCGTATCGGATGTCAATGCTCTTGAAGTTAATGTCGCACTTAGCGTGCTTAAAGGGTTAAAGTGAATGTgatgagcagcagcaaaaaatgtgttgattgattgtttAGTTGTCTCTTGTGCGGGGTATTCCATCCCACAGAGTTACTTTAAGCATATGGGGGGGGCCAATATGACTAAGCATATATAAGTATGGGCGCCAATAGGTGCGCACCTGGATGCGCACGTAAGTGTCACGTGTTGCGCACCCGGTgcgtcgtctaggcgcacaggacctgtgtgctcggggcacagaCCCCCTGTCAGCAGGCTAGGGGCACAGCccccctgactaagcattTCCCGTTGAATTAGAAATTGACTGAATGTACTAACGCATTCAACGGAGCCGACAGCTACCCTTTGACTGTGATTATTGAAATAGGGACGGGAAGGGCTAACCAAATTATACACAGCTATGACAGCCGGAGAATGTTCAATAGCTTTGCTACCGAGTGACCGTCTAACACCCATGACTTCCAACAATGATACAATCTTCTGTGCGCCCACTAGCTAAGTGCAAAGCTTCTTGTTCCCTACTGTCTGCTTCTATTCTCTCCCAAATTTCTTTGACGCCTCTTCTTCTATTGGCTAAAGGATTGTCTCCCATCTCCTCGGCGACCTGGGCTTCAATCCGCTCATCCTCCGCCTTACTCCAATCCAAATAcgccatcatctcctctttCGTCCATTCTCTTGATCCTGTTGACGTGATACAGCGCTTGGACATCTGTTTGTAGCCCAGGCACCATTCGTAGCTCTGTTTGTCATACCTGAGTGGGAGCCCCATCGCCCTGCGATATTGCTGGTTCGTCTTGATGCTGCCAGCTGGCTGCACTGCGTACCACGCGCTTCTTGCGGCAACATATCTTTCATATATTTCCTGTGGAGAATCGTACCTCGGTGGTGATGGCGATGACCGGCCAAGCGAAGGGGGTTGCTCATGAACAGGAGATTCCGGCCGCTGAGAGGCGCCACCGGGCGAGTCTTGCAAGGTCCCAGTCATAGTCTCCGGCTGAGAGGCGAGGACTGCCGGTGCCGCTGTCATTGCCGATGCTTCTGTTTCTGCCAGTGCCTTTGCCTCTGCTGCTACCTTTTCCAAGAGCTCTTGATGCCGCAAGGGACATGCCTTCGAATTCATTTGGTGACCGACTTCATGGCATTTGCTGCATTTTGGCGGGGCCTTTGCCCTTACCTTTCCTGTAGTCGCAGCGGCTTCAAAGGAGCTTGGTAGTCTTTTTGTACTTGACTGTGGCAGATTTGATATAGTAGCCCTTGCATCTATGCGAGTGCGAGGCTCCAGAAGTAACTGTTGCTGCCCTGGGCGCTTCAGATGCCAATGCTTGTGGAaatgctcaagaagaagaacttggccttgttcttgtaagGTCTGAAGTAGGTGAGCGCAAGGCAATCCCAGTGTACGCATAAAAATACCAGTACAGCGAGGCAGAGGGGGTTTTTTATCCAAAAGCCGC carries:
- the GCH1_1 gene encoding GTP cyclohydrolase 1, whose amino-acid sequence is MASSKNGSVLSKKRAPNDATVSSPISDNLTQDGRKRRKKHELSSLGVTVNSTILSAPNEYKKPPDPVTGSGDLSIKTRTHQGENQEQAALRLEKMQGAVRTLLECIGEDPGRDGLLDTPSRYAKALLFLTKGYHINVEDIVNNALFNEGHNEMVIVKDIDIFSLCEHHLVPFTGKESSSFPRCVLYTRFWDMPANSLF